The segment GCGGTCGATGATATCGGTCACGTTGTACTGCTTGCCGCTGAACTCCACGTACAGCTCCGGTGCAAGCGGGGGACGGCCGCGGCGTGCAGAGGCCTTGGCGGATTTGCGGGTCTTGGTCTCCTTCGTCTCCTTGGCCTCAGCGGCAGGAGCTTCCACAGCAGGAGCAGCCGCTGCGGTCTTTTTCTTTTCGGGCATAGATGAACCCCTCCTTGATCGTATTTGGATGCTGCACAATGGGCTGCGCAGCATTGGCTCCATGAAATATATTACTTATATAATATGTTTTTGGAAATGGTTTGTAAAGTCTTTTTTGCAAAAAACTTTCGGAAAAAGGCAGGAAATCGGGAAACAAACTGTCCGGAATGCTTTTTGCGGACGCAGTGCCGTGCAAATGCCGCCAAAGCACAGAAAAAGGCAGACTTTTCACAGCACTTCCGAGGAAGCCGAAAAGTACAAACCTTTCGAGTTAAAAACGCGGTTTCCGGGTGCCGACTTACTCCCGGCAAAGCTTTTGCGCATGCTGCACTACGGGAAGAAGAAGCTCCGCATCCCAGTCCTCTGCAAGGGTGAACAGCAGCTGATAAACGGCGGTCTGCGCCTGCCCCTGCGGGCGCTTCTGGGCCAGTGCGAATGCGGTGGAAAGCATTTGCAGTTTGAGGGTGCGGATCGTTTCCGGTGCGGCCCACAGGCGGGCAAGGTCGTAATCGTTCGTGTTGCCGCAGGGCATGGCGCAGGAGGCACAGCCCGGGGCAACGCGGTGCTTTTCGGTGCGTACGGTCTCCAGCATCCGGTGCAGCTTTTCCTCCGGGGCATCCGGCTGTGCGGCAAGACGGAGACCGGCGTTCAGCACCTCGTCGGTGTCGTCCGTTTTGGGCTCGCTGGTGGTGGCCCGGGCAAGCCCCACGAGGGCACCGAGAAGGGCATCTCTTGCCTGCTGGGCAGGGGTGACAGGCGCTTTTAAAAGTTCAGGCATGGCACAGTTCCTTTCAATGGATCTTTCTGCGGAAAGTATAGCCGATTTTAACGGTATTTACAAGATGAATTGAGCCGATGCTGTTTGCGGTCGCGATCCCTTCCGTGAAAAATGCAATACCGGACAGACCGCAGTCTGTCCGGTATTGCTCTAATAATTTCCGCTAAAGATGCTCAGAGCGGAGCTTTTAAAATCGTGCTCTGCTCAGATCAGGCCCGGCACTTCTTTTGCCAGCAGCTCCGCCAGCTGTGCGTGGCCCTTGCGGGTCAGGTGCATGAAGTCCACCTGATTGAACTCGCAGTCCTTTGCGTCCAGGAAGTGCACGCCCTGCCGCTCGCAGATGATGCGGAGCTGCCCGGCCACACCGGCGGATTTTTCCACACAGCCATCACCCATCACGGCGTCGTGGAAGCCTGCGCCGATGGGAGGAGGTGCCACCACCAGAATGTTGGGCTGCTTGGTGCCCCAGCAGTCCACGCTCTTGGCTTTGAGGATCAGCCGCTCCATGCCCGCAGCGATGCAGGCGGCGTTGGCACCAAAGCGCTCTTTGACGTCATTCGTGCCCAGCATGATGATAAGCAGGTCGATGACCTCATGGCTCTTGAGCAGGGCATAGATGACGCTGAGGGCATCCATGGATTCGTGGATGGGGTCCACGAACACGGTGGTGCGGCCGGAAAGGCCCTCTTCCGTCACAAGATATTCCTCGCCCAGCGCTTTCTGCAGGCGGCAGGTCCAGCGCTCCTCTTCATTGAAGCGGATACCGTGGTCGGCGCAGTCGTTGGGGTCGGCACAGTAGCCGTGGGTGTTGGAATCACCCAGACAGAGGATATGTGTTTTCATATACAATTACTCCTTTTCCATGGTCTGTCGGAAGTAGTACACTGCGCCCACCATACCGGCGTCGTTGTGCAGCTGAGCGGCACGCACTTCCAGCCCCTCTGCAAAGGCGGGCATGACCGATGCTTTCACCTTTGCGGCAATGGGTTCGATCAGCAGTTTCTGCTGCGCGCTCACGCCGCCGCCGATCAGAATGAGCTGTGGGTTGAAGATATGCACCATGCCGGCAAGGCCCTGTGCAATCTCGTCCGTCCATGCATCCAGCAGGGCAAGAACTGTTTCGTCGCCTACTTCTGCGGCAGCAAAGATGGCGCGGCCATCCTTCCAATCGGGGTTCTTTTCCTGTGCGGCACGCACCAGCGCGGTGGTAGCGGCGTAGCGTTCCCAGCAACCCTTTGCGCCGCAGGTGCAATCCACACCGTCCAGCGCGTGGGTGCGGTAGTGGCCCAGCTCGCCGCCAAGGCCCCGCGCGCCCTCCAGCAGACGGCCTCCGGTCAGGATGCCGCCGCCCACGCCGGTGCCCAGTGTCACGCCGATGACATCCGTACAGCCCTGTGCGGCACCGACCCACACTTCACCCAGCGTCATGCAGTTGGCGTCGTTGGCCACTGTGACGGGCAGGCCGAAGTCCTCTTCCAGCGCAGCTTTGATAGGACTGCCGATGTAGTTGGGAAAGTTGCCGCAGGTACCGGCCACGATGCCCTTGCGGCTGTCGATCTGACCTGTGGCCGAAACGCCGATGCCCGCAAGACTTTCCACCGGGATGGAATTTGCGGTCAAAAACTCCTTTGCGGCCTTGCGCACGGTGGTGAGAACAGGCGTCTGGTAGCCGTCAAAGCTGACGCTCTCTTCGCCCTTGAGCAGCACCCTGCCGGTTTCGTCCACGATGCCCAGCTTGACGGCAGTGCCGCCGATATCAATGCCAAAATACTGTTTCATCCGGCACACTCCATTTTACTTTTTTGCAGCGTTGATGGCACCGGTAAAGCGGGCAGTGATCTCTGCCGGGCGGGTGATGGCACCGCCCACCACCAGTGCGAATGCACCGGCTTCCAGCGCCTTGACCGCCTGCTCCGGGTAGTGGATGTGGCCCTCGGCAATGACCTTTGCCGGGCACTCTGCGGCCAGCTTATGGACAAAATCAAAGTCGATATCGTCAATGCCCTTGGTCTCCGGGGTGTAGCCGCGCATGGTGGTGCCCACAAAGTCGGCACCGGCTTCGGCGCAGGCCATGGCGTTCTCAAAGTTGTCGCAGTCGGCCATCACCAGCTGGTCGGGGTACTTTGCCTTGATGGCGCGGATGAACTGGGCGGAGGTGGAGCCGTCCGGGCGCAGGGCACCGGTGCCCTGCACGGCAAGAATATCCACCCCGCAGGCCACCAGCTCGTCCACTTCCTTCATGGTGACGGTGATGTACATGGGCGTGCCGGGGTAATCCTTTTTGATGATGCCGATGACCGGCAGGTCCACCACCTGCTTGATCTGGGTGATGTCCCGCACGGTGTTGGCGCGGATGCCCACAGCGCCGCTCATGGCGGCGGCTTTTGCCATCAGCGGCATCACGCCGCCCTCTTTCGTGTACAGGGGCTCGGTCTCCAGTGCCTGACAGGAGACGATCAGACCGCCCTTGATCTGAGCAAACAGCTTTTCCTTATCCATCGTTCAATCCTCCATCCGAATCTTTACAACAGCCTTGCGCACGCCCACACAGCCGTGCTGTACAAGGCCGGGTTTGTGCAGCTCTGTGGGGAAGAACAGCACAAAGCGTCCCTCACCCAGTGCACCGGTCACGACACTGGCGCTGTCCTGAAAACCGCAGTCGCCGGTAAAATCGCCGATCTCCCTGCCGGGGTTCGTGGTAAAGCCCCAGCCCTCGCTGCCGGTGATGTCGAGCTGCAGGTCAGCATACTTTTTGTGATATTCCGGGTGGTAGCCATCGTCCGAATGGAGCGTGGCATCCATCGTGTTGATAAAAACTTCTTCGCCATCCACCTCGGTGCGGCCCAGCGGCAGGCTGGCAGGATCGTGGGTCAGCAGGTAATCAATGGCCGTGTCGAGATTTTTGCAAAGGCCCTTGTAGCGTGTCAGGTGCTGCAGGGTATCACAGATCATAAAACGTCCCTCCAAAAACAAGCGCCCGCTCTCCCCTCTGAAAAGAGACGGAGAGGGGCGCTGCTTCAATTTTACAGTTTTGCGATGGCAGCTTCGATCATGGCCTGTGCTTCGGCCACGATGGCTTCATCTTCCGGGATCAGGCCGGGCATCGGCTCACGCACGCCGCCCAGCTCCAGACCGTACATCCGGCGCAGGATCTCCTTCTGCACGGCGTACAGGTTGCCGTGGGCTTCGCACATCTTGTAGATGATGCGGTCGGCCTCGTACTGGATCTCCTGAGCCTGCTTGATCTCGCCCTTGTTGATGTGATCGTTCATGGCCAGATACAGCTCGGGCATGACGGCGTAGGTGCCGCCGATGCCGCCGTCTGCGCCGATGACGCGGCCGGAAACAAACTGCTCATCGGGGCCATTGAACACCACAAAATTCCCCTCGCCGCGGGCGGCGATACCGGCATCCTTGAACATCTGGATGTCCTGGGTGGGCATGGAGCTGTTCTTCACTGCGATCACGTTGGGGTTCTTCAGCATTTCCTTCAGCAGGCTCATGGTCAGGCCGGTGCCTGCCAGCTGCGGGATGTTGTAGATGACGAACTCGGTGTTGGGAGCAGCAGCGGACATATCGTTCCAGTACTTTGCAATGGCGTACTCCGGCAGGTGGAAGTAGATGGGGGGAATGGATGCAATGGCGTCCACACCCACGCTCTCGGCATGGCGGGCCAGCTCTACGCTGTCGGCGGTGTTATTGCAGCCGACATGGGCGATGACGGTCAGCTTGCCCTTGGCTTCGCTCATCACGGCTTCCAGAACGGCCTTGCGCTCATCCACATGCTGGTAGATGCACTCGCCGGAGGAGCCGCCCACATACACGCCCTTGACGCCCTTGGCGATCAGATGGCGGGTGAGGGCCTTGACGCCCTCGGTAGAAATATTGCCCTCTGCGTCGTAGCAGGCGTAAAAGGCGGGGATGACACCCTGATACTTTGTAATGTCTTTCATGGTTACATAATCCTTTCTTAGCCCTTAACAGCACCCATTGCGATGCCTTTGGTAAAGTACTTCTGGAAAATGAGGAAGATGATGATGATAGGCACAGCAGCCAGTGCGGCACCTGCCATGATCAGGCCAAAGTCGGTGCTGTTCTCAGCCTGCAGCTTTGCAATGCCCAGAGAAATGGTCAGGTTGCTGGTGCTGGACAGCATGATCAACTGCATGAAGTAGTCGTTCCAGCTGTTGATGAAGGTGAAGATGGCCAGTGCACCGATGCCCGGCTTGACCATGGGCAGCACGATGTCGATAAAGGTCTTGGCCTCGCTTGCGCCGTCGATGCGGGCCGCTTCCAGCATCTCAGTGGGGATGCCCTCACTGAACTGCTTCATCAGGAACACGCCAAAGGGCCAGCCCACGATGGGGAAGATGACGGCCCAAATGGTGTTGTACAGATTCAAAGAGCTCATTTCGCGCAGCAGGGGGATCAGGATGACCTGCTTGGGCAGAGCCATTGCACACACGATAAGGGTGAACAGCAGCTTGCGGCCTACAAAGCGCTTTTTTGCCAGTGCATAGCCGGCCATGGCGGCGGTGATGCAGGTGAGGATCATGGACATGACGGCCATGAACACGGTGTTGATCATCCAGCGGATGGCAGCGGGAGCGGTGGGGCCTACCGAGAAGTAGATGGGCTCGCCGTTAGCGCTGAACTTGGAGCCAAAGGGCACAGCCAGCTGCCACAGCGGGGCGCTCTTGCCGGAGAACAGCTTCTGATAGTTGGTCAGCACCCACTGGCTGGGCCACCATTCGGGGGTGGTGGCGTTGATGGCGGCACCGGTCTTGAAGGAACCGGTGATGATCCAGTACAGCGGGAAGGCGAACAGCACCGCAACGATGCTGATGAGGATCAGCGTCAGGATCATGTAGGCGCTCATCTTCTTGAGCTTACTGGGGTGACGCTTCAACGGTTTTTGCTTTTTTGCAGTGGCATTTGCACTCATTGTCCGGCACCTCCTTTAATTATCCTGGTTGCCCAGCTTGAACTGAACAGCCGACAGAATGGCGATGATGACTGCCAGCACCACACCCATTGCGTTGCCGTAGCCGTAGCGGTACAGCTTGAAGGCGGTGTAGTAGATGTAGTACATGATGGTATCGGTGCTGTGGTTGGGGCCGCCGGAAGTCAGCAGCTGGATCAGCGCAAAGCACTGGAAGGAGTTGATGGTGGTAATGACCAGAATGTACAGGGTGGTGGGCATGATGGCGGGCCACTTGATCTTCCAGAAGCACTGGAAATCGGTGGCACCATCCACTTCTGCGGCTTCCACGATGGACTGGTCCACATTGCCCAGAGCGGAAACGTACAGCACGATGGGCTGGCCCACAGAGGTGGTGAGCAGGATCAGGATGATGCAGCCCAGAGCAAAGCGCTCATCGCCCAGCCAGTTGATGTTCTTGTCAATGAGACCCAGAGTCTTGCCCAGATAGTTGAAGATGCCGTAGTAGTTGTTGTACATCCACTTCCACACCACGGTAACGGCCACGGAGCCGGTGACGACGGGCAGGTAGAACACGCAGCGGAAGAGGCTGGTGGCCCACTCGGGCAGGTCTACGATGGCAGAGGAGACCCACAGCGAGAAGGCGCAGGTGACGGGCACCGACACCACCACGATGATGAAGGTGTTCTTTAAGGCACCCAGAAAGATGGGGTCTGTGAACAGTTCCTTATAGTTTGCAAGCCCCACAAAGATGTCGGCACGGTTCATGGTGGAATCGAAGAAGCTGGTCACCACGCACAGCACCATGGGATAGATGACGAAGCCCAGGAAGAAGATCAGGCTGGGCAGCAGGAAACAGTAGGAGGCAAAGGTCTCGCGCCGTACCAGCGCACTGCTGCGCTTGGGCTCTTTGATCGCCGTTTTTGCAGCCAAAAGAATCACCGTTCCTTTCCGGTCGAGATGTTATTTTGCATTTTTTACAAATAAAGCCCCTCCCTCGTCGGGATCTTCGAGGAAGGGGCGAAGAATCAGTAATTATCTGCCCCCGGCAGAGTGGATGGGCTTATGCCTGAGCAGCTGCGTTTGCGTTATCAACAAAGGTCTTGACGGCAGATTCAACGTCCTCACCGGAACCGACGCGCTGCAGCATGTTCCACCACTCGGTACGAGCAGTTGCCCAGCCCGGAGTGATCTGGTAGTAGTCGCCCAGATAAGCCATGAACTTGCTGTACTCGCTCATGATCTCGTTGTCGGCGTAGATATCGCCCACGCTGGTACGAACCGGGAAGTAGGTGGAAGCCAGCACGCTGTCCTTGACCTGATCGGGGTCGGCCGCGATGAAATCGATGAAGGTCTTGGCTGCTTCGATCTTGGTCTCGTCACCGTTATCAAAGATGCCGAAGCCCCAGATGCCGCCGCACAGCTTCGGGTCGCCGCTTTCGGTGGGGAAGGCCATGGGGAAGATCTCGTCGCCATCGTTGGTCAGACCGGCGTCGTTGTTGTCGCTGTTGGCCTGCTGTGCAATGTTCCAGCAGAAAGCCATCTGCAGGGTGCCGTTGCGGAACAGGGTGATCTCGTCGCCGCCTGCGATGGAAGCGTCAAAGTTGATGCCCTTGGTGTCGTGCAGGGTCTGGATAGCCTTGATATTCTCGGCGGAGTCGGCAGTGTACTTGGTGTGGGCTGCATCGGTAAAGGTGCCGCCGTACATGTTATTGATGATGGCGCGGGTGCCCTGGTCGCCGCCCTGACCTGCGCAGTAGATGGCTGCAACGTTCTCGTAACCGCCGTTGTACAGGGCATCAACGGTCTTCAGGAAGCCGTCGGTGCTCCAGGTGTGCTTGTCGGTATCGATGTACTGGTCAGCGCCCACTTCCTTGACCTTGGTCATGTTCACGGCCATGCAGTGTGCGGTCATGCACAGGGGGTACTCGTAGTAGTTGCCGGCGGTATCCTTGCAGGCAGACTCAACGGACTCATAGATGTCCTTCTTGGCATCGTCGGTCCACAGGTCGTTCAGCGGAGCCATGACGCCCTTTGCGCCCCAGTTTGCAACCAGACGCTCGGGACCTTCCATGATCAGGTC is part of the Faecalibacterium sp. HTF-F genome and harbors:
- a CDS encoding DUF6465 family protein, whose product is MPEKKKTAAAAPAVEAPAAEAKETKETKTRKSAKASARRGRPPLAPELYVEFSGKQYNVTDIIDRAKADYRATHKVGVQSCKVYIKPEEGAAYYVINKVSGKLEL
- a CDS encoding GDSL-type esterase/lipase family protein; translated protein: MKTHILCLGDSNTHGYCADPNDCADHGIRFNEEERWTCRLQKALGEEYLVTEEGLSGRTTVFVDPIHESMDALSVIYALLKSHEVIDLLIIMLGTNDVKERFGANAACIAAGMERLILKAKSVDCWGTKQPNILVVAPPPIGAGFHDAVMGDGCVEKSAGVAGQLRIICERQGVHFLDAKDCEFNQVDFMHLTRKGHAQLAELLAKEVPGLI
- a CDS encoding ROK family protein, which translates into the protein MKQYFGIDIGGTAVKLGIVDETGRVLLKGEESVSFDGYQTPVLTTVRKAAKEFLTANSIPVESLAGIGVSATGQIDSRKGIVAGTCGNFPNYIGSPIKAALEEDFGLPVTVANDANCMTLGEVWVGAAQGCTDVIGVTLGTGVGGGILTGGRLLEGARGLGGELGHYRTHALDGVDCTCGAKGCWERYAATTALVRAAQEKNPDWKDGRAIFAAAEVGDETVLALLDAWTDEIAQGLAGMVHIFNPQLILIGGGVSAQQKLLIEPIAAKVKASVMPAFAEGLEVRAAQLHNDAGMVGAVYYFRQTMEKE
- a CDS encoding N-acetylmannosamine-6-phosphate 2-epimerase gives rise to the protein MDKEKLFAQIKGGLIVSCQALETEPLYTKEGGVMPLMAKAAAMSGAVGIRANTVRDITQIKQVVDLPVIGIIKKDYPGTPMYITVTMKEVDELVACGVDILAVQGTGALRPDGSTSAQFIRAIKAKYPDQLVMADCDNFENAMACAEAGADFVGTTMRGYTPETKGIDDIDFDFVHKLAAECPAKVIAEGHIHYPEQAVKALEAGAFALVVGGAITRPAEITARFTGAINAAKK
- a CDS encoding YhcH/YjgK/YiaL family protein, which encodes MICDTLQHLTRYKGLCKNLDTAIDYLLTHDPASLPLGRTEVDGEEVFINTMDATLHSDDGYHPEYHKKYADLQLDITGSEGWGFTTNPGREIGDFTGDCGFQDSASVVTGALGEGRFVLFFPTELHKPGLVQHGCVGVRKAVVKIRMED
- a CDS encoding dihydrodipicolinate synthase family protein; amino-acid sequence: MKDITKYQGVIPAFYACYDAEGNISTEGVKALTRHLIAKGVKGVYVGGSSGECIYQHVDERKAVLEAVMSEAKGKLTVIAHVGCNNTADSVELARHAESVGVDAIASIPPIYFHLPEYAIAKYWNDMSAAAPNTEFVIYNIPQLAGTGLTMSLLKEMLKNPNVIAVKNSSMPTQDIQMFKDAGIAARGEGNFVVFNGPDEQFVSGRVIGADGGIGGTYAVMPELYLAMNDHINKGEIKQAQEIQYEADRIIYKMCEAHGNLYAVQKEILRRMYGLELGGVREPMPGLIPEDEAIVAEAQAMIEAAIAKL
- a CDS encoding carbohydrate ABC transporter permease, producing the protein MSANATAKKQKPLKRHPSKLKKMSAYMILTLILISIVAVLFAFPLYWIITGSFKTGAAINATTPEWWPSQWVLTNYQKLFSGKSAPLWQLAVPFGSKFSANGEPIYFSVGPTAPAAIRWMINTVFMAVMSMILTCITAAMAGYALAKKRFVGRKLLFTLIVCAMALPKQVILIPLLREMSSLNLYNTIWAVIFPIVGWPFGVFLMKQFSEGIPTEMLEAARIDGASEAKTFIDIVLPMVKPGIGALAIFTFINSWNDYFMQLIMLSSTSNLTISLGIAKLQAENSTDFGLIMAGAALAAVPIIIIFLIFQKYFTKGIAMGAVKG
- a CDS encoding carbohydrate ABC transporter permease, producing the protein MILLAAKTAIKEPKRSSALVRRETFASYCFLLPSLIFFLGFVIYPMVLCVVTSFFDSTMNRADIFVGLANYKELFTDPIFLGALKNTFIIVVVSVPVTCAFSLWVSSAIVDLPEWATSLFRCVFYLPVVTGSVAVTVVWKWMYNNYYGIFNYLGKTLGLIDKNINWLGDERFALGCIILILLTTSVGQPIVLYVSALGNVDQSIVEAAEVDGATDFQCFWKIKWPAIMPTTLYILVITTINSFQCFALIQLLTSGGPNHSTDTIMYYIYYTAFKLYRYGYGNAMGVVLAVIIAILSAVQFKLGNQDN
- a CDS encoding ABC transporter substrate-binding protein; this encodes MKNCISRRSFLKAAGILGAAGALAACGGSSSSTTTASSAPASSAAGAAASSTSIKLWTYPIGGWGNDETVQNLVSSFNAKYPDIKVTVEYLDYTNGDDQVNTAIEGGSAPDLIMEGPERLVANWGAKGVMAPLNDLWTDDAKKDIYESVESACKDTAGNYYEYPLCMTAHCMAVNMTKVKEVGADQYIDTDKHTWSTDGFLKTVDALYNGGYENVAAIYCAGQGGDQGTRAIINNMYGGTFTDAAHTKYTADSAENIKAIQTLHDTKGINFDASIAGGDEITLFRNGTLQMAFCWNIAQQANSDNNDAGLTNDGDEIFPMAFPTESGDPKLCGGIWGFGIFDNGDETKIEAAKTFIDFIAADPDQVKDSVLASTYFPVRTSVGDIYADNEIMSEYSKFMAYLGDYYQITPGWATARTEWWNMLQRVGSGEDVESAVKTFVDNANAAAQA